From a region of the Cervus canadensis isolate Bull #8, Minnesota chromosome 33, ASM1932006v1, whole genome shotgun sequence genome:
- the GINM1 gene encoding glycoprotein integral membrane protein 1 isoform X1 — MEGAPRAPLALRLFVFAALPATGWLTTGTLEPPLLPPAPKDSIRINVTTLEDGKVSKEQVVLNITYESGQVYVNDFPVNSGVTRISCQTLIVTAFWLDMEEDGGWFCVKNENLGNLKEKEYFGIVSVRILVHEWPMTSGSSLQLIVIQEEVVEIDGKQAQQKDVTEIDILVKNQGIVRRSNYTLPLEESMLYSISRDSDILFTLPNLSKKGDSVSSLQTTSQYLIRNVETTVNEALPGKLPETPLRAEPPSSYKVMCQWMEKFRKDLCRFWSSIFPIFFMFLNVMVVGIIGAIIVITILKVLFPVCEYKGILQLDKVNVIPVTAVSLYPDGPEKTAENPGDKTCV; from the exons ATGGAGGGCGCTCCGAGGGCGCCCCTCGCTCTCCGGCTTTTCGTCTTCGCGGCCTTGCCAGCCACCGGGTGGCTGACGACCGGCACCCTGGAGCCGCCGCTCCTGCCGCCAGCCCCGAAG GACAGCATCAGAATTAATGTAACCACCCTGGAGGATGGGAAGGTGTCTAAAGAACAG GTTGTTCTTAACATAACCTATGAGAGTGGACAGGTATATGTAAATGACTTCCCTGTAAATAGTGGTGTAACCCGAATAAGCTGTCAGACTTTGATAG TAACTGCTTTTTGGCTGGACATGGAGGAGGATGGTGGATGGTTTTGTg tgaAGAATGAAAATCTGGGAAActtgaaggaaaaagaatattttggaaTTGTCAGTGTAAGGATTTTAGTTCATGAGTGGCCTATGACATCTGGTTCCAGTTTACAACTGATTGTCATTCAAGAAGAGGTAGTAGAGATAGATGGGAAACAG GCTCAACAAAAGGATGTTACTGAAATTGATATTTTAGTTAAGAATCAGGGAATAGTCAGACGTTCAAACTACACCCTGCCTTTAGAAGAAAGCATGCTCTACTCGATTTCCCGAGACAGTGACATTCTATTCACCCTTCCCAACCTCTCCAAAAAAG GAGACAGTGTTAGTTCATTGCAGACCACCAGCCAGTATCTTATCAGGAATGTGGAAACCACTGTAAATGAAGCTCTCCCTGGCAAATTACCTGAAACTCCTCTCAGAGCTGAGCCTCCATCTTCATATAAG gtgatgTGTCAGTGGATGGAAAAGTTCAGAAAAGATCTGTGCAGGTTCTGGAGCAGTATTTTCCCAATATTCTTTATGTTTTTGAATGTCATGGTGGTTGGAATTATAGGAGCAATTATAGTAATAACCATCTTAAAGGTGCTTTTCCCAGTTTGTGAATACAA AGGAATTCTTCAGTTGGATAAAGTGAATGTTATCCCTGTGACAGCTGTCAGCTTATATCCAGATGGACCTGAGAAAACAGCAGAAAACCCTGGAGATAAAACATGTGTTTAG
- the GINM1 gene encoding glycoprotein integral membrane protein 1 isoform X2 produces the protein MEGAPRAPLALRLFVFAALPATGWLTTGTLEPPLLPPAPKDSIRINVTTLEDGKVSKEQVVLNITYESGQVYVNDFPVNSGVTRISCQTLIVKNENLGNLKEKEYFGIVSVRILVHEWPMTSGSSLQLIVIQEEVVEIDGKQAQQKDVTEIDILVKNQGIVRRSNYTLPLEESMLYSISRDSDILFTLPNLSKKGDSVSSLQTTSQYLIRNVETTVNEALPGKLPETPLRAEPPSSYKVMCQWMEKFRKDLCRFWSSIFPIFFMFLNVMVVGIIGAIIVITILKVLFPVCEYKGILQLDKVNVIPVTAVSLYPDGPEKTAENPGDKTCV, from the exons ATGGAGGGCGCTCCGAGGGCGCCCCTCGCTCTCCGGCTTTTCGTCTTCGCGGCCTTGCCAGCCACCGGGTGGCTGACGACCGGCACCCTGGAGCCGCCGCTCCTGCCGCCAGCCCCGAAG GACAGCATCAGAATTAATGTAACCACCCTGGAGGATGGGAAGGTGTCTAAAGAACAG GTTGTTCTTAACATAACCTATGAGAGTGGACAGGTATATGTAAATGACTTCCCTGTAAATAGTGGTGTAACCCGAATAAGCTGTCAGACTTTGATAG tgaAGAATGAAAATCTGGGAAActtgaaggaaaaagaatattttggaaTTGTCAGTGTAAGGATTTTAGTTCATGAGTGGCCTATGACATCTGGTTCCAGTTTACAACTGATTGTCATTCAAGAAGAGGTAGTAGAGATAGATGGGAAACAG GCTCAACAAAAGGATGTTACTGAAATTGATATTTTAGTTAAGAATCAGGGAATAGTCAGACGTTCAAACTACACCCTGCCTTTAGAAGAAAGCATGCTCTACTCGATTTCCCGAGACAGTGACATTCTATTCACCCTTCCCAACCTCTCCAAAAAAG GAGACAGTGTTAGTTCATTGCAGACCACCAGCCAGTATCTTATCAGGAATGTGGAAACCACTGTAAATGAAGCTCTCCCTGGCAAATTACCTGAAACTCCTCTCAGAGCTGAGCCTCCATCTTCATATAAG gtgatgTGTCAGTGGATGGAAAAGTTCAGAAAAGATCTGTGCAGGTTCTGGAGCAGTATTTTCCCAATATTCTTTATGTTTTTGAATGTCATGGTGGTTGGAATTATAGGAGCAATTATAGTAATAACCATCTTAAAGGTGCTTTTCCCAGTTTGTGAATACAA AGGAATTCTTCAGTTGGATAAAGTGAATGTTATCCCTGTGACAGCTGTCAGCTTATATCCAGATGGACCTGAGAAAACAGCAGAAAACCCTGGAGATAAAACATGTGTTTAG